The Salmo trutta chromosome 6, fSalTru1.1, whole genome shotgun sequence genomic sequence TCAGGCACAGCAGCACGGGGAGGGTCAATCATGGACATTAGGCCAACGAAGCACAGATTCTCAGTTGGGAAGTTTACCTCTTCGCAGTCAAAGTTAAAGCCTTCGGCAAACTGGTCATCaggtagctggaaatggcagaaaCCTGAAAAAGCCACAGAGTTAGAGACACGCCACAACAAATGTTTAATGTTCTAGACCAGTCAGGGTCGAACTGGATTGCGGTCACAACAAAATAAATTAATAGTACAGATTTTGatgggacaatatacaaacgGTTTTGAGAAAGATAATTTTGTTATTGGTTTCTTTTAattttgaaaatgtaatgaattaaaggttatttgttgatgttaaaatttaaagcggcaatcagcagttgaaacaataacaaagcgggcTCCCCACAACtggtttggtaaaaagctgagggatggggctggacaaATGATACCCCTCatggacagagctatggatgcaaggattgaCCATCCATCATATCAAATgaaaatgatagtttaaccatgttttgaggctatttagtgttggtttacatttactttgtttacaaacattggagtaaaaaaaataatattttgggttatgatgACAGTTGAATTAGGCATTTAttcagttatattcttcaagaatcaatagatACTTATCAATTATTCAAAAAATGGAGGTACATTTTTTTTAGCAACTCCAGATTGCCTCTTTAAGGTTATGTCATTAGATTTGGGGCAGGGTCGCAAGACATTCTGGTTGAAAAATGGAGTCCCCACtaaaaaagtttgaataccactgttCTAGACTGTTCATTCAGTCCAAAACCTTTGAATGCATATTTTCCCATATTGGTGTGTGCCCTCTTACCCAgcactctctctcccagccctccCAGCTCTTCGTAGGCGTTCTGGAAGGCTTCCTTCAACTCGTCATCCAGAGGCTGTTCTTTGCCCTGGATCAAAATGGTGGAGCAGCGGTCCAGAATCCTCTCAGGGGCTCCCTTCATCACCAGCAGGTGCTTGGACTCTCCGGCCATGATGTTCTTATGAATGGAGAGCTAGGGGCGAAATGAATTGGTTTTTGATCAGATGACACCATAAAGAGAGTTTAAATTTAAATTAGCAGGCAATGACCAGTAAGTAGCCTACAGTGCCTGGTAAACTAAAGTTCTGGCAACTTATTGGATGTCGATACATAGTGGCATTTCCAAGCTGATTGAGaaaagccatccatccatcctgatTTTGAGTCTATCACACCACCTTCTACAACTCAGTTTAACCCGTTGTTAACCCACAGATACCACAAAGAGTGCATGTGGTTACCTGATATTTGTTGGTGGAGTTGAAGGGAATCTCAGCGATCTTGCTGTACTTTTCTCTCATGTCTTTGACAGACCCGCAGCACAGCTCGATACACTTCAGCAGGGCAGACTCTGAAGCATCACCAGCCACATCTCTCTTGAGGATAGGTACGTTGTTCTGTTCTGCCAGGAAGACGGCGCGGTTGCACAGGCCAGCGACTCTAGCCAGGGCAGCCCAGGTGGCAGAGCTTTTGTCGAAGCAGGTACCACTCTGGTTCTCTGTGGTGTCAGCCTCATGGATCTGGTTGTCGAACCACATGTGAGCCACGGTCATTCTGTTCTGAGTCAGGGTTCCGGTCTTGTCAGAGCAAATGGTGGAGGTGGAGCCAAGGGTCTCAACAGCTTCAAGATTCTTCACCAGGCAGTTCTTCTTGGCCATACGCTTGGCAGTCAGAGTTAGACACACCTACGATAGAAAGCCATATTAGACAGTTAAATAATCAACAAGTTTTGTTGTTAGGACTGAAGTTTTCGTTAAACATGACTTTTCATCGGTACTCACAGTTACAGTAGCCAGGAGACCCTCTGGCACATTAGCAACGATGATTCCAATGAGGAAGATGACAGCTTCTAGCCAACCATATCCCAGAATGAGGGACAGGACGAAAAAAGACACGCCCAGGAAGACGGCCACACCGGTGATGATGTGGATAAAGTGCTCAATCTCTTTGGCTATAGGCGTCTTCCCACCCTCCAGACTCGTGGCCAAGGTGGCGATACGACCCATGACAGTGTGGTCACCAGTGTTGATGACGATACCTCTGGCAGTTCCTGACAAAACATGGAGAATATGGTTTAGAATCACAAAATGGCTAAGTGATACATTTCAAGTTATTTGAACTATTAAATCACTACGGCTAGTTACAGAAGTTATTTACCTTCAACACAGTTGGTAGAGAAGAAGGCAATGTTCCTTGTCTCCAAGGGGTTGTCATTGGAGAAATCCGGAGTACGTGTCTGGGGCTCAGATTCACCAGTGAGGGAGGAGTTGTCCACCTGAGTGGGAAAAGAGAATTGCGTTAATACAACTTTGAATGACACTAAAGGTGTCCGAATGCTTCCCATCCGAAACAGTTCAGAACAGTTTGTCATATAATATGACGACATTTTGTGCTGTTTTTATTCGTTTTGGTCTCCAGGAAGTTTTTTTGGGGCTGTTggtgcacacacaaaaaaatcctCGAGGCCAGCTGAAGTTCAGGAGCCAAAGTCTATGCCCCTTCGTCggtcattggtcaacagtagtgatCAATGAAGTGTCTGTTGTCATTCAATGATAGACGATTTGTTTTCAttcacattttttcacttgagaaatactgcaccaaaaatCTTATCTAGATTGCGCAACTAAGATCTCCTTAGCAAAAACATCAACATTTATGACATATTTCTTGaattatcttagattcattctgactattttgagaaagtgtatactggctacggtgtctcaaaatggacaaacagtactattgtcgctttttcaagcaaaggtcttttaagggagtatgccaGTCAAACCGAAGTATGCGGAAGCCTTAGGCTACATATGTGACCCATGATCTTGGATTGTAAAGTACCCACCTTGCAGCCGCTGGCAGAGACAATACGCAAATCAGCTGGGATCCTATCTCCTCCTTTCACCTCCACCAGATCTCCAACCACCACTTCTTCAGCGTTGATGTTCTTCTTCTCACCATCACGGACAACCAGGGCTTGCTACAAGGCAAGTGACAGGATTACAATCCGTAGACATGACAATACAATCAAGTTCTTCTCAGAGGTGTTTGAAAAGGCAGAAGTCTAACCTGTGGGACCAGGTTCTTGAAGGAGTCCATGATCTTTGAGCTCTTGGCCTCTTGGTAGTAGGAGAAACAGCCAGTGACAATGACGACAACAGAGAGCACAACCCCCAGGTACAACTGTGAGGGACAGAAACGAAGAGGGAGAAAGACTATGAGACTATTACGTTACTGTTAAGTGAGAAAACCCTTTCAGGCACTAGAGGCATTGTAGTTTTTGTTAAATCTCAAATTATCTCAGAATTCTATAATTCTCACATTATCATTGGCCGGCTCATCCTCGGAGGCGGCCTGGATTCCGTAGGCCAGGAAGCAGAGCATAGCACCAATCCATAGGAGCATAGAGAACCCACCAAAGAGCTGCCTGCAGAACTTAACCCACTCAGGGGTAGTGGGAGGAGGGGTCAGGGTGTTGGGGCCATCACGAAGAAGGATCTCCTTAGCCCGAGCTGAGGATAGACCCTGGAtgggggagggatgagagagaaggagagaggggaaaggtagagtgaagagaaaggaggagggagggaagagggaagaggaagaGGCAGAGTAAGAGGCAGTAGAGTGATTACCTATGGAACTCAAAACTTTCCCCTCCCCTTTTGTCAGCAAGAAAATCTGTCAAACGACCTCCCTCCCCATACCTCGCCCCGCCCCGCCCCTCATCACTACATAGTGCTTTCAATGTTCCCGTGTGAATGTGGCCCTTGTAGTGGAAATTCTGCTTAGTCCCTGGATCAAATATCAACAGATCATTATCTGTGCGCCATCACCAAAATAGTGTTTAACTGTTATCCTTTCCACACAAAACAATGTTTAGGCCTGTCCTAATTGTACTCCACACAAAGCTGAAGATATTGCAGATATTGTGTCCCCTGCATTAGACCTACCCTATGGCTTGTTAAAAATTGTTAATGTGTATTTATCTGACTTGCTGTCACACAAATGGAAAAAGTCTCATTCATATGTTCTATGCACCGTTTTAACTTCCACTCACTGTCATATCTAATGTTGTGTTTTTATGTTGTGTTTACTATGAATGCTGCTTTTCCGGCCAGGGCTCACTTGTAAAAGAGATGTACATCTCAATGTGACctctctggttaaataaaggattcaaaaaataaaatgaaaagaaTGTAATGGGAGTCACACATTTGGAAAAGATATATTTGACTCCAAACTCTGTCTAAACTTTAGGAAGGTATAGATATGTTTCATGTTCAAAGATTCAGTGGTAGATAGTGATGTCATCATGACTTAGAAGGCAGATGAAGTTCTACCTACGATATGACCTCGTGCCGTAACCTCCACGACCTCAATGCGCTTCAAATTACAGTCAGAAACAATCCCGTAGGAGCAGCTGATACAACTGGTTGTCAGTTTTAAAAAAGCGgaggcacacatgcacacacatattcACTCACTCACCCTGGCTAAATCTGTGCCGTATTTCCTATGAAGTTCATCCAAGGTCAACTTGTGGTCATCctaaatcagagagagagagagggagagagggagagagagggagagagagagagggaaagagagagggagagagagattgagaaagaaagaaacaattGCTTGTTGAACTAGGGAGTTCTCTCAACTTTTCCCCATGGCGAAAGTATATGCAGAACATGCATAGTTATGAAACACATTCCTCAAACAATTtgaaatgatccttggtatgatgAGGTTATGCTGCATCGATTTCAATATAAACCAAAGATAAGTCATGCGTTTCTTTATGATGGATGGAATTATCTGGttcacatttctgccctgaaAAAGCAGTTTCCAAAGATATGCTACTCTTCCTCTGAAGTTTAAACGCAGGCTATTGGGGTTTTGAAACTGCTCCCAAGCCTCACTGCAGAGTAATAGTAAGTCAATTAAAATGCTAATTAGTACCCAAATGCAAGTCTAGAAACTAAAGAGCTTGATGCACATTTGAAAGGTTGTGTGTTGTACCTTTTCTGGTCCACAGAGACTAATAGACTTACTGTTTACCTTAGTCTTTTCTTGCTGAAATTACTGACAGTTTTGAAGCTATATCACACTATTTAAATAATCTTTGGCACTACGGATGAAAATTATTTTTGCAGCCAACTCCACTGCTTTGATGTGTAAATTGAATATGGATTCATGTGCATTGTTCATGTCAACTAAATTAGATTAATAGAATTAGTAAATTCATAAATAATCAGTTTTCCTCACCAGGTCAACTTCCTTTTTCAGATCGTCCATGTCCTTCTTCTCCTTTGCTTTCTTCACCTCCTTTTTACTCTTTTTATTCCCATCGTCCTCTGAGGTCGCCGCCAGCTTATAATCATCTTTCCCCTTCTGTATATCAAAAGGTACGTTAATGATGAGAAAGTGGGAACTATCGATGTGCCTCTTTCCTAATGAGGGCTTAGATAAGGAGTACATTCAGAACTTTATCAAATATGGAactttatttaaaaaactaaGAAGCAGCCATGAACAGAGGGCTAAACTTTTAATATGAACTGCAAAAAAACTACAGATTTTTTGAAGTTGAAAGAACACAATATAAGTAAATCCAAATCCTGATACTCAAAAGTGAAATCCAGACTTACTCCGAGCCCCATCCTTGCACTGCTGTCTTAGAACTCTCAATCCCAGTGGTTTCTAAAGAGAATATACTTCCTCCTTATCCTGAGAAACTCCACCTGTTACACGTttacacttctctctctcactttctcgaCGTCTCGAGTCACCCCAGAGCTCCCTGGATAGCTAACTCAGGTTTGAATATATTTATATACCCGACTGGTTTACCTGCCCAAGGGGAGGTACACAGGAGGAATGAGGCAGGTGAGTGGAGAGGGGGCTGAGGATGGGAGGGgttggggagaaggagggggatctgtgaaatgtaatttatttatttattcaaccttCACCTATACAGCTTGGTCATTTTGACGACAAGGCCCCTGAAAGAAAGAATCCGTCTGAAGTTGACGGTAATAACAGTGTAGTGGAATGGAAAATAAGTTGACAGTAATAACAGCGTGGAGTGGAATGGAAAAGAACGAGGACAATGAATGAATAAAgatcattttctttctctctgctgtACTTACTTTCTCACTTGTTGATTGATTTGAAAGAAATCCTGCACCTTTGAAGCTAAATAATATCACGAAAAGCTGTTGAAGCGAGCATAAAGAACTGTGTTTGTACATTCATTCTCACGCTTGAAACATAAGTTGCCAGTATAGAAACCAAGGCCATGAGCCTTTGTCCGGTGGCGTGTTGGGTTGTTGCAATTATAACAAACAATACTGACTTTGACCCAGAGGCCATCTTATCTGCCTTCCAACTGGACGTCACAGTACATTCATTCCTTGACCTTTGCTGTCACATGTAAATCCACAGGTTAAGATGGAGGCTGTGGGGAAGAGTGCGTGACCTTGACACACTCAGGGAGAGGTTGTACTTCGGGAGGCAGGGTGGAGTGCCGCGGGTGTCTGTTTAGTAAACGTCTGGCTGTTTGTGGTTGTCAGTCTGTGGGAAGAGGCGGGCGgtaagagagatagaggggggtgtAGATGTGTAACACCAGTTTATTTCAATAATAGCAACATCAAAACGTTTAAACTTTATTAAAAACCCAACATAATCAAATAGACATTTTACAAAAAAGTGCACACCTTTAACGTTGGTAAGCCATACTCTCTCCTAGCTATACATTAAATCGGCGATATGTGAATTCTTCCATAGTAGCTGTTATACCTTGTGGAGTGTCGATGGAGATTTAGAGAGGGAAATAATGACatgatagatggatagatagaaaAGAGAGATGGGTAGACAGAAAAGGTGAGAGAGTTTCTGAAAGAGCGTGTGTGTTCCACTTTTAGAGATATGTAAACTGTACTGCACCACCTTTTTTATGCACGAGGAGAGGTCCTCGGGACAAGTTAATTAAGCACAGGTCTGTCAAATGATTGAGATGAACAATAGTTAACCAAAGTGCCAAGGTTTATTAACGTAGAGGGCACAAACAATAGATTAGCAGCAGGGCAAGAAATACTACCTGGTCTCCAAGACTCAAACCTTGCATGTAAAACACTTCAAGGAGAATATCATGCAAACTTAGATAAAGTATATTCACAATCATTGTAAGATAATACACTTGTGATTAAAAATTATTTGTAAGATAGCATACCTGATGAAACATTCTTTGAAAGATAACACACTTGTGATAATTAGCATGCTAAAGCACACACATTCATTTTAAGACTTGCCACTGCTCGCTAACCAAAAGAACCCCCCAAAAGACAACAAGCCCTGGAAGGCCCTGGGGAGGTGGTAACAAAATAAGACAAATATACAAACAAAACATATAACAAAGAAATTCAACTAGTTCGACTGCCAAAGCAACACCAAATCTTTTGCCTGAATACCAGCTCATTCGCTTAGTGCAGACTCAACTTTTTTTCATCCTACCTACCTAATGTAAGGGACACAAACTAACATTAAGTAACGTTTTGCTAAGACTTTCTTCATTCTTGATTCGGAAGTAAAGTCTATCTTAGAAATGTCTGTGTTCAGTTGCATGTGGTTCTCCCAAAACCAGAGAATATTTTTTAAAGTTTGTAAAATCCACGTTTTGCACCAAGTGAGGAGTTCCCTCGCCAGACATCTAGCATTTCCCAACATCTTTGCAGGAACTAGTCATTTCTATGCGACGCGTCCATGGCCACGTGTAAAAATAGATGACAGCGCATCACACAGTGTGACCAAAACAAAGATCCAAACACATGCATGAGGCATTTCTCTCTCGATACAAAACTTCGATTTTTACTATCTTTCTGAATATTCTCTGGTTTTTGCAGAACCACCTGCAACTGAACATTGATAAGATACACCTTTCTTCCGAACGAAGAAAGTATGGGCAAGAACAGGTCCTCGTTTCCCAGTTGCGATGTAACTTAAGCATTACGATGATCGTACCAGATGCATCGTTATTTACGTTATTTATGAGCCAACTTTTTAAGTGTTTCCCCAAACAAGCACGTAGCGAACGTTCACTAAGTGCGTCGTTAGACCATGTGTCGTTACTGATAGGATCAAAAGAAAGGCAGCGCTGCTCTCGGGTCAGCTTtgtccattcaaatcttaccttaacattagaattattccacaatagTGAGAGAGCTTATGTCTGCAAAAAGGCTATTGAGGTAGTTCATTATGCTTCCCTAATAATAATGCGCAAAATCACACATCATGAAACATATTGAGgcaaaaaaatttttttacagacagtagcctagtCGCAAAATAAAAccattgattgaacatgaaatagATTTCAGTATAACTGAAATAGCCTATATAGGCCCATGCAGCCTATATatcttttaatgcagtcatctcggttttcatttgacGCATTCATTTATCCTTcacttgtttgtaacaattgcaaatactttgtatttgtagtcaactttgttctaaAGTTATCGGCAGTCACAGTCAGACAGATAGCCTAAACTtgttgattctatgtttagcggagatcCTCTATGAATATAGTGACGCGGAACGGCAAAAAAAGCATGTAACGGTGCACCTTGGCTGCTCTACGAGTGGTCTGGATCACTCAGAGATGGGAAAAGGTTTTTCAGAGCCGCTTTACTAACAAGGctatgggaaacacctgggccacTAAAGCTACATCGTaagaaggttctaacgatgataTTAACGCTACAAAGGttctgggaaacacctgggccacTAAAGCTACATCGTaagaaggttctaacgatgataTTAACGCTACAAAGGttctgggaaacacctgggctacTAAAGCTACATCGTaagaaggttctaacgatgataTTAACGCTACAAAGGttctgggaaacacctgggctacTAAAGCTACATCGTaagaaggttctaacgatgataTTAACGCTACAAAGGttctgggaaacacctgggctacTAAAGCTACATCGTaagaaggttctaacgatgataTTAACGCTACAAAGGctctgggaaacacctgggctacTAAAGCTACATCGTaagaaggttctaacgatgataTTAACGCTACAAAGGttctgggaaacacctgggctacTAAAGCTACATCGTaagaaggttctaacgatgataTTAACGCTACAAAGGctctgggaaacacctgggctacTAAAGCTACATCGTaagaaggttctaacgatgataTTAACACTACAAAGGttctgggaaacacctgggctacTAAAGCTACATCGTaagaaggttctaacgatgataTTAACGCTACAAAGGctctgggaaacacctgggctacTAAAGCTACATCGTaagaaggttctaacgatgataTTAACGCTACAAAGGttctgggaaacacctgggctacTAAAGCTACATCGTaagaaggttctaacgatgataTTAACGCTACAAAGGCTCTGGGAAACGAGGCCCTGGTTAGTTGAAAAATTGCTTCCAACCCTTTCTACTAGCCAAGATATATTGGCAACTATGGACGAATTCATATATCGCTAACTCTCTCCAGGCCTACACATCCAACAAAACGTTTCCAATGCTGCGTCTCGCAGACAGCGTTGGTCCCCTTTCAAACCTGCGCCGAACACGTCACTGAAACACAAATCATTGTTTTACATGGCTGTCGTATACTTTAACAAGCGGTAAAACATTCACAGACCAACAAACAAAAGTTAGCTTACCCAAAGTTTGACTAACTTTGACAAACACAGCCAGCATGGGTGAACAGTGAAGTGCACCGTCCCTTGTCCTCCGGGGTGGAAACAAAGATCCCAAACAAAGGTATTTATGGCATAGCTCACCTCATCTCATACCAGCCCATAGGTGCAACTGGCTACAGAGACAAGGGAGGGGATAAATATGGAGATaaactgtgtgtgtctatgtgtggggtgtgtgtctgtgtgtcaaatAGAGAACTGTTCCTTATTTAGAGCAAACATGACCAGTGTTTACACTTTTTAGAGGTGACCACTCCCTGCATTAAAAAAACGATTgtggacaaacaaacacaaaatggAACTGGCACCTGTATTTGAAATGCTTGAGCCCCATCCGCTCTCACCATTTCATTTGTTGCTACCCAGATAACTGCAAAATAGGTAGGTTCTTGGAAAACTGACAATCAAAGCGGAAGTGTATGATTCTGGGTCATTAGCACAGGGGCCTGTTGTCATATGTTTCATATTCCAATGGTGAATAGGTTTTGTTTTGAGAGGGAACTCATTGCTGTTGGCCTAAATTGGCCACTGTGCCAATTGAATCTCAACAAGGAAACTGTAATAATCCCTCAACACCTGTGGAATTCCAACACTCCCTgactagagagagaaaggaaacacacacaactgcacaaaactacacacacacacatcactgtgGATGAGAACAGTGGTCCCTGGATGGTCCTGCTCCTCTCCATCGTACTTTGACATGACTTTGTCCTCTACCCAGACCAGGACACAGAGAGAGTtgtggagatgggggggggggggggggtacaggacagagagagcccgggagagaggaaaaggagaAATAGAATTgtagaaggaaggaaagaaagaggacGAGGGGTTAAGAGCTCATCACAGTGCAATAAAACCTTATTGCTCTGAGGCTTACACACGcaaacgcatgcacacgcacacacatgtaaGTGTCCCTAAACAGCCTCTTtgattatgtgtaattattgtggATTACACAAGGTTTAACCCCCATGCATTTGTACCAGTGTGAAAGACATAAACCAGGGGCATTCATATCCTGGCCTAGAGGTCTGAGCAATCATCCCATCGGCCATTCACAATCTTTCCATTCCTAATCCTACACGGATACACGTCTGATCAATCCAGATACAGTTCACTGTCTTGATTAGAagcgagtgagggagaggagggggaattaAAGGACGTGGGTAGAGTAGAGAGACATTCGTTAgggaagagaggtgagagagagactcaggtgtgagagaaagagagtgagactgaagaaagagatggagactGAGAATTAGCAGTGGAGAAAccgagagaaagaaggagaatgcaaaaaaagagagaatgcaagaaagagagcgagaatgcgaggaagagagagagagactacaggtTTCATTGAATCATGTCTACTGGTCTCTGGTGGGTGTCCCTGTCTCCTGGTGAAGCTGTCATGTGACCAAGCTCAGCGCCTCTCATGTTTCTCTACCGCAGGATCACATCCATCATCACAAATGGGCAGGAAAGGGAGGGAAATAACTAAAGAAAGTTTAAAAGAGAGAACGGAAGAAGTGAAAAGTGGGAAAAAATGAAGAAGGGAAGTAAAcaggaaagagagcaagagagaaagcgagaaagaCCGAAAGTTTAGTACAgaaagtaaaaaaacaaaataattaaagaAAGTAGAGAGTGCATCAGGGCTCTGCCAGTGCCAGCCTCCTTGCCTGAGCTGAGACTTGGCAACACAAACAAAGAGCCTCTGTCCAAATCCAGAGAGGgcacacaaacacagtcacacacacagtctcacacacacacacatagtcacatacacagtcacacacacttgGTGGCCTGCTGAGTGTATGGAACAGCAGGGGAACACTCTGGGGATGTCATGGGGATTCAGACACCAGAAGTCTTTCTCTTCACTCATCACTGAGTCCTGAATAACACTGAgacctcacactcacacacacacacacacacacacacacacacacacacacacctgcttttGAAAAATTttatgattacttcttggattacttttacaTTCAGAAACAACTGTAGCAAAGATTTCTGGTCCATCTTTCAATTAGGTTCACACACGATTTAGAACACATTTGTTATTGTGCATGGTTAGTAAAATAGAGATATTCAAAGTGTAACGTTTGACCGAATAGTGAAGAAATATATCACTGTGTCATTTAAAAACAATGTTTTATtaaaacaacaatacaatacaaaaacaatatgAATGGCTGCTACcatcagagggtgctctggtcaaaaggtgCTCCCGCCCCCACTCTCCCCGAAACGCCGTCAGGCCGAAGCCCCCGCCCCCGGCCCAAAAGGGATTTTCCAAGGGCGGGATGGACCAAGCCCCGCCCGATGACCGGGTGAGCGCATGCATAACCACCAGGACCAGCACAcacactgttcacacacacacaccgctcataGTGTGAAACCAAAACACCAAACATACATAACTAAACACAAAACATCCCCACCCTCACTTCTGATTGGAGGACCTAAACTTGAtgctgtgcatgtgtgtatgtatttacAACCCTCATTAATTCCAACCTTCAGATCAACCCATCTTTCCCAGTAAATCATCATTCTACCATTTCCTCTTGCCATACATCCCTCCATTCTACCATGGTGTCTCACTAGTGACTTGAACCTCCCCATCTCCAAAactaaacatttgacccaagagCATAATGATATTTCCTATTGACCCCCAACAACACAGTTTGCAGGTTCAACCGCGCCTTGATATTATGACATAACAACCATTCCTGGACCGGACTCCAAAAACAAGCCAGCGGTGGACAGTACCAGAAGAGATGttctattgattctgtttccACGTGGCAGTCTGCACCGGTCTGACTGTTCAATGCCCCATAAACTGAGCATTGTTTTTGTAGCGTGATTTTTTGTGTAATAGCTTAAATTGAAAAGAATGGATTGATGCATCAattgttgttttgtatatcagttcataaacccgATGCCTTGGTATTGAGACTAGGAAAATCTGTTCCCAACTATCTTTCATTTTATGCTGCGTAGTTGTCAAACCTCTTGACTGTAAGTGAAACTGATACATTTTACGATTTATGTTGGTCATTTTAAGACATTTTTAATTGGTGGCAGACAAACTAATTCATTCCTTTCTCTTTTAAGTAATTGCatcttccatttttgtggcagAGCTCAGCTGAGTTGGTTGTCATGTTGTATTGAGCATACATCTCCGTACACCTTGATTaattgcttgtatgacatcatttTACCATCGTTGTAAACAATGTCATTCATAAACATGATACTCATATACATTCTCTCTGATTTATCCTCCATCAGTACATTAGGAGTTTAGccatattattatattaatattaggggcggcaggtagcctagtgggccagtaaccgaaaggttgctagatcgaatccccgagctgacaaggtcaaaatctgtcgttctgcccctgaacaaggcagttaatcccctgttcctaggccgtcattgtaaataagaatttgttcttaactgacttgcctagttaaataaagattaaataaaaaaaacatttgctgtAATATATATTCTGCCTCTTCTGGAGGATAAAGTTGGAATTGTAGCCAACATGGCTTCCTCCTTTAAGAAGGAGGATTATTTAAACAGGGTTCCATTGTCAATCCACCGGAAATGTATGGTTTTAATCTGTATAAGAGCCTCTGTTTAAACATCGGATGTACCTCTCTTAGTAGCCTACTGGAAAACCAGTTTGCATTTAGATACAGTTTCAGTATAATAGAAGCTTTACGAGAGAGGTGTAATGCTTTGATATTTAATAGT encodes the following:
- the LOC115196287 gene encoding sodium/potassium-transporting ATPase subunit alpha-1, whose product is MGLGKGKDDYKLAATSEDDGNKKSKKEVKKAKEKKDMDDLKKEVDLDDHKLTLDELHRKYGTDLARGLSSARAKEILLRDGPNTLTPPPTTPEWVKFCRQLFGGFSMLLWIGAMLCFLAYGIQAASEDEPANDNLYLGVVLSVVVIVTGCFSYYQEAKSSKIMDSFKNLVPQQALVVRDGEKKNINAEEVVVGDLVEVKGGDRIPADLRIVSASGCKVDNSSLTGESEPQTRTPDFSNDNPLETRNIAFFSTNCVEGTARGIVINTGDHTVMGRIATLATSLEGGKTPIAKEIEHFIHIITGVAVFLGVSFFVLSLILGYGWLEAVIFLIGIIVANVPEGLLATVTVCLTLTAKRMAKKNCLVKNLEAVETLGSTSTICSDKTGTLTQNRMTVAHMWFDNQIHEADTTENQSGTCFDKSSATWAALARVAGLCNRAVFLAEQNNVPILKRDVAGDASESALLKCIELCCGSVKDMREKYSKIAEIPFNSTNKYQLSIHKNIMAGESKHLLVMKGAPERILDRCSTILIQGKEQPLDDELKEAFQNAYEELGGLGERVLGFCHFQLPDDQFAEGFNFDCEEVNFPTENLCFVGLMSMIDPPRAAVPDAVGKCRSAGIKVIMVTGDHPITAKAIAKGVGIISEGNETVEDIAARLKIPVSEVNPRDAKACVVHGGELKDLSAEQLDDILSHHTEIVFARTSPQQKLIIVEGCQRQGAIVAVTGDGVNDSPALKKADIGVAMGISGSDVSKQAADMILLDDNFASIVTGVEEGRLIFDNLKKSIAYTLTSNIPEISPFLLFIIANIPLPLGTVTILCIDLGTDMVPAISLAYEEAENDIMKRQPRNPKTDKLVNERLISIAYGQIGMMQATAGFFTYFVILAENGFLPMDLLGMRVDWDNKIMNDMEDSYGQQWTYERRKIVEFTCHTAFFASIVVVQWADLIICKTRRNSILQQGMKNRILIFGLFEETALAVFLSYCPGMDVALRMYPLKPCWWFCALPYSLLIFLYDEGRRYILRRNPGGWVEQETYY